A single Phoenix dactylifera cultivar Barhee BC4 chromosome 1, palm_55x_up_171113_PBpolish2nd_filt_p, whole genome shotgun sequence DNA region contains:
- the LOC103701518 gene encoding probable xyloglucan endotransglucosylase/hydrolase protein 6, with the protein MRGGGFFSVLFVLFPILFLLSLPSAAKPAIFSRDFHATWAGSHIKQLNNGIAIQLLLDQSSGCGFASNNKFMFGHVSMKIKLIPGDSAGTVTAFYLNSDTEAVRDELDFEFLGNRSGHPYTVQTNVYAHGKGDREQRVNLWFDPSADFHTYSIFWNRQHIVFFVDAIPIRVFKNNQARGVAYPNAQPMGIYSTLWNADNWATRGGLEKIDWSKAPFYAYYKDFNIEACAVPGAPSHCNTLSNWWDAPSYHQLSPIQARAYRWVRLHHMVYDYCTDRPRNPVPPPECFAGI; encoded by the exons ATGAGAGGGGGAGGCTTCTTCAGTGTTCTCTTCGTCTTATTTCCTATCCTCTTTCTCCTCTCGCTACCATCTGCTGCGAAACCAGCAATCTTTTCACGTGATTTCCATGCAACATGGGCAGGATCCCACATCAAGCAACTCAACAATGGCATCGCAATCCAACTCTTACTCGATCAATCCTCAG GTTGCGGGTTCGCTTCGAATAACAAATTCATGTTCGGACATGTCAGCATGAAGATCAAGCTCATCCCTGGAGACTCCGCAGGAACTGTGACAGCCTTTTAC CTCAATTCAGACACCGAGGCTGTTCGAGATGAGCTCGACTTTGAGTTCTTGGGGAACAGGTCTGGGCACCCATATACAGTCCAGACCAACGTGTATGCCCATGGGAAGGGAGACAGAGAGCAGAGGGTGAACCTCTGGTTCGACCCATCGGCAGATTTCCACACCTACTCCATCTTCTGGAATCGCCAACACATTGT TTTTTTCGTAGACGCCATTCCCATAAGAGTATTCAAGAACAATCAAGCGAGGGGAGTGGCGTACCCCAATGCCCAGCCCATGGGAATCTATTCAACTCTCTGGAACGCCGACAACTGGGCAACACGAGGTGGCTTGGAGAAGATCGACTGGAGCAAAGCTCCCTTCTACGCCTACTACAAAGACTTCAACATCGAGGCCTGCGCCGTTCCTGGTGCTCCGAGCCATTGCAACACCCTCAGCAACTGGTGGGACGCTCCTTCCTACCATCAGCTCAGTCCGATCCAGGCCAGGGCGTACCGCTGGGTCCGGCTGCACCACATGGTCTACGATTACTGCACCGACCGCCCCCGAAACCCTGTCCCACCGCCGGAATGCTTCGCTGGAATCTGA